In Lascolabacillus massiliensis, a single genomic region encodes these proteins:
- a CDS encoding glycoside hydrolase family 43 protein: protein MSISIISQESFKNVPLADPFILLYEGTYYAYGTGSPDGIEVITSNDLINWNRVDNGRNGLALHKNDSYGEKWFWAPEVYFINGKFYMYYSAEEHMCVATSDSPLGPFVQDIKQPMLPGEKTIDNTLFIDEDGTPYLFFDRFNDGLNIWVAELEDDLKTIKKETLHPCIHVSQEWEEVWPRVNEGAFVIKQNGTYYMTYSANSYESQYYGIGCATATDIMGEWTKYSHNPLLQIPGNLYGVGHSSMFKDNDGNWRIVFHAHQSENEIHPRNMFISKVYFKKIGGEDILQIDPNFITPVIVND, encoded by the coding sequence ATGTCCATATCAATTATTTCTCAAGAATCATTTAAAAATGTTCCTCTTGCTGATCCTTTTATATTATTATATGAAGGTACATATTATGCATACGGTACAGGATCACCTGATGGAATAGAAGTTATCACCTCAAATGATCTTATAAATTGGAATAGGGTTGATAATGGACGAAATGGATTAGCCCTGCATAAGAATGATAGTTATGGAGAAAAATGGTTCTGGGCCCCTGAAGTTTACTTTATAAATGGTAAGTTTTATATGTACTACTCTGCAGAGGAACATATGTGTGTGGCTACTTCAGACTCACCATTAGGTCCTTTTGTTCAGGATATAAAACAGCCAATGTTGCCTGGTGAGAAAACTATAGATAACACTCTTTTTATTGATGAAGATGGCACTCCTTACCTTTTTTTTGATAGGTTTAATGATGGTTTGAATATTTGGGTTGCAGAACTAGAAGATGATCTTAAAACAATAAAAAAGGAGACACTTCATCCCTGTATCCATGTTTCACAAGAGTGGGAAGAGGTATGGCCAAGGGTAAATGAGGGTGCATTTGTAATTAAACAAAATGGAACTTATTATATGACTTATTCAGCCAACAGCTATGAAAGTCAATATTATGGAATTGGTTGTGCAACTGCTACTGATATTATGGGTGAGTGGACAAAATATTCCCATAATCCACTATTGCAGATACCAGGTAATCTTTATGGAGTAGGGCACAGTTCAATGTTTAAGGATAATGATGGGAATTGGAGAATCGTATTTCATGCACATCAGAGTGAAAATGAAATACATCCCAGGAATATGTTTATAAGCAAAGTTTATTTTAAAAAGATAGGAGGTGAAGATATATTACAAATAGATCCCAATTTTATCACACCAGTGATAGTTAACGACTGA